From Primulina huaijiensis isolate GDHJ02 chromosome 15, ASM1229523v2, whole genome shotgun sequence, one genomic window encodes:
- the LOC140960321 gene encoding transcription factor MYB1-like, with amino-acid sequence MHCSRKANAGKISTNPSGVRRGAWSKEEDGLLKKCVETFGEGRWHLVPLRAGLNRCRKSCRLRWVNYLSPDIKRGYFTTDEIDLLMRLHKLLGNRWSLIAGRIPGRTANDVKNYWNTHIMNKSVEIKNKIIKPKPHNLAKLALSNKQQQQPLISEETPQQINLQCCGIGTTPLLIQTGRSDAGDNCSNKINGGDQLNEDLSMDIWKLLGFDDV; translated from the exons ATGCATTGCAGTAGGAAAGCAAACGCAGGGAAGATCAGCACTAATCCTAGTGGAGTGAGGAGAGGTGCGTGGAGCAAAGAAGAAGATGGACTTTTGAAGAAATGTGTAGAAACTTTTGGGGAAGGCAGGTGGCATTTAGTTCCTCTCAGAGCAG GTTTGAATAGGTGCAGGAAGAGTTGCAGGTTGAGATGGGTGAATTATTTGAGTCCAGATATTAAACGGGGTTATTTTACAACGGATGAAATCGATCTCTTGATGAGGCTTCATAAGCTTTTAGGAAACAG ATGGTCGTTGATTGCTGGTAGGATTCCAGGGCGAACTGCTAACGATGTGAAGAATTACTGGAACACCCACATCATGAATAAATCAGTCGAGATCAAAAACAAGATTATAAAACCAAAACCGCACAATCTGGCGAAATTAGCCCTATCAAATAAGCAGCAGCAGCAACCATTAATCAGTGAAGAGACGCCGCAGCAAATTAATTTACAGTGCTGTGGCATTGGAACGACCCCGCTTTTGATTCAAACTGGAAGATCAGATGCTGGAGACAATTGCTCTAATAAAATCAACGGTGGAGATCAGCTAAATGAAGATCTCTCCATGGATATTTGGAAACTCTTGGGATTTGATGATGTTTAA